TAGATGACACATATTAAAGAAATCAAAGtgtcttataaaaatttattagatattttaagaatataacaATGTGTTTTTTCCTATCCTCATATAAATGATAAATtccattatgaatttaattagtaagacTGACTATTAtgtgagaggaagaagaaacATATTTTTGTACAAgtactaataattaattatgcCTTATATACCTCAAATGCAATAATCCCAAAATTGAAGTTGTAGTTAGTATTTTTGACATATAAGACAGGCAAAGAACAAATCAAAAAGACAAATTTATTTAAGATAAAAACAGTTTTTGAACCAAGATTAAACTTACATTTTTCCAAAATCTTACTGTGATACCGTTCAATTTTGACTGGTTTGTTGAGATCCATAAACAACTTCGAATTTTGAGATTATATAAAgtttggttgattttgttgttcttgTAGTGTTCAACTATGCGAGTGGGCACACTGTTGATGAAGTGAGCTCTAGTGACTACAGCACTTGCACTGTGGGCAATTCTCTTAGCTCAGATAGCAGTGGAGCCACCACCATCCCTCTAAAAACTGCTGGGACTCGCTACTTCATTTGTGGTATTGTTGGCCATTGTGGAAGTGGCATGAAGGTTGCTGTAACAGTTGCTAAAGCATCAACCACAACACCAGCAGCTGGAACACCAAGTACTAATACAAGTaccacacccacaaccactACTACtccttctactactactactgctACTACCTCAACTAATTCATCTTCAGGGACCATTCTTTCTCCAATTGTGGCTGTGTTGGCTATGACTtggtttgctttttctttgttggttCTCTCTTGAGTCTAGGCTTCTAGCCAGGTTGGAGGCAgtgctctttctttcttttggtgtcAGTCATGTTTGTATTgagattttttctttactttttatgaATGAATAGGTTATGTAAAATTCAGAGATTACGGTAGAGTATTTGGGTATGTTATACCGTGATGGATCATTGAGGTTCATTCATGTTTACTGAGTCTATATTAATTTCTTGGAATCACAGCACACTCACAATAAGCAACACGGTACTTTTAGATGCGAATCCATACACTTGATTGTTAATGTACGATTAATTGATGAGAACACTAGAAAAAATTAGTTACCAAAGGAGGTAATTAGACTTGAAATGAATGGGAAGCTAAGTTGGTACACTCATGCAAGGCAGCTTTGTTATATTTCCAGGTCAAGAGAGTAggaataatttaaataagtgACAAACTACAGATTATTAAGGAGTTTTCCGTATTAATGCCGCACCTTCATATATAATTCTATCAAAAGTTTCGAAATTCAATTGAATTGTCTGATTCTTCTCATAAGAAAAACCTAAATTCAAATCTGCTTTCcaaatgagctctagctcaattgCATCTCCCCCCCTTATACATTCTAGGTTGAGGGTTAAATTGTGGGTTCAAGAATCAAGACCGGTTAGTTGTGTGTtacttacccaaaaaagaaaaaaaaattatctcccTATCATATTTacttaattgattttttggACTGATTACCTAGCAAAAGTGGATTAATAATGTTTACGCCATGTGTCAGTTTCTGCTGttatatttcttcttttcatttttcttacagATTAAGAAATTTTCTTAGAAAACAACACGAAAAATTACCAATGAAAGCCTATATATTTTCCTTGATGATAATTCTAACTAGAGCATTAACTCCTGATATGAAGAGCTTACCTAACTAATTGATGAGAAGTTACATCCATGAGAAAGACTCCTAACATGaataaaacaaatttgcatCTCACTTTATCGCTTTTTCAACCACTCCCTTCCCTTTTGGACTTTCAATGGTTGCTTTAACATCATCTTCAAAGAGCAACTTTAATTAATCTCaatttctactctaacatgAAGGCTTTCCACCAACACTGTACTTCCACTCATTTTCCTCACCTTAATAGAACATATGTTTCAGTGTCGCAATCAGCTCGCTTTTGACATTCAACGAGCAACTCTTTATGAACTTTTGTAAGCTCAGATGAAGATCCATTATAAAATCAACAGCATGGGGAACTAATAGGATAAATCAAAGATCAAAATTACTAACAGTCTCAATAACTTCTAGCTACCAACATCCCTCTATGTATGGGTCTATTTAGTTGAACTTAT
This DNA window, taken from Quercus robur chromosome 2, dhQueRobu3.1, whole genome shotgun sequence, encodes the following:
- the LOC126709182 gene encoding blue copper protein, which translates into the protein MVSYNAGIVCALLALCMVVPSLATVYTVGDTNGWVTNYDYTTWTSGKTFAAGDSLVFNYASGHTVDEVSSSDYSTCTVGNSLSSDSSGATTIPLKTAGTRYFICGIVGHCGSGMKVAVTVAKASTTTPAAGTPSTNTSTTPTTTTTPSTTTTATTSTNSSSGTILSPIVAVLAMTWFAFSLLVLS